TGCTTCGTTTTCACTGGCCCGCCTCCTTCTTGAGTTCTTCGACCCACCACGCCTGGTAGTCGCTGGCCTTCAGCGCATCACCCAGAGGCGGACCTTTCTTGCCGGCGCGCCACATGTACTTGAGGACGTTGCCCTTCAAGAACCCCCGGAACTCCTCGGGGGTGAGGGCGGCGCGGATGGCGTCAATGGCTGGGATGGTCCCGGCGTAGTGGTCGGGGTGCTGGTGCTCGCTCATCAGTCGGCCG
Above is a genomic segment from Deinococcus sp. Leaf326 containing:
- a CDS encoding DUF3310 domain-containing protein; translated protein: MSEHQHPDHYAGTIPAIDAIRAALTPEEFRGFLKGNVLKYMWRAGKKGPPLGDALKASDYQAWWVEELKKEAGQ